A section of the Stenotrophomonas sp. 364 genome encodes:
- a CDS encoding LysR substrate-binding domain-containing protein, producing the protein MSIELRHLRYFLAVADTLHFGRAAERLGMSQPPLSQQIRQLETLLGARLFLRANRRVELTEAGRVLQEQATAVLERMDKAIDLTQRAQRGETGELRIGLTRATPLSTQIPRAIFAYRQQFPQVQLKLREMNTLQQIDALMAGELDVGLIRKRALPAPLMSRKLFSDPLALVVHDQHPLVRALPADASVALRLFAHEPFVGFLREVGAGIHDHFIALCRSAGFTPRIIQEAGEASTLISLAASGLGVTVLPASCSHIQVDGARFVALSDRAASSEVHVACRRGTASPLIAHFTQLLQGQAHD; encoded by the coding sequence ATGTCGATCGAACTGCGCCACCTGCGCTACTTCCTGGCCGTCGCCGACACGCTGCATTTCGGCCGCGCGGCCGAACGCCTGGGCATGTCGCAGCCGCCGCTCAGCCAGCAGATCCGTCAGCTGGAAACGCTGCTGGGCGCCCGCTTGTTCCTGCGCGCCAACCGCCGCGTGGAGCTGACCGAAGCCGGGCGCGTGCTGCAGGAACAGGCCACGGCGGTGCTCGAACGCATGGACAAGGCCATCGACCTCACCCAGCGCGCGCAGCGCGGCGAAACCGGCGAGCTGCGCATCGGGCTGACCCGCGCCACGCCGCTGTCCACGCAGATTCCGCGCGCGATCTTCGCCTACCGCCAGCAGTTTCCGCAGGTGCAGTTGAAGCTGCGCGAGATGAACACCCTGCAGCAGATCGACGCGTTGATGGCCGGCGAGCTCGACGTCGGGCTGATCCGCAAACGTGCTTTGCCGGCACCGTTGATGTCACGCAAGCTGTTCAGCGATCCGCTGGCGCTGGTGGTGCACGACCAGCATCCGCTGGTGCGGGCGCTGCCGGCTGATGCGTCGGTGGCACTGCGCTTGTTCGCGCACGAACCGTTCGTGGGGTTCCTGCGCGAGGTCGGTGCCGGGATCCACGATCACTTCATCGCGCTGTGCCGCAGCGCGGGCTTCACCCCCCGCATCATCCAGGAGGCCGGCGAGGCCTCGACGCTGATCAGCCTGGCCGCCTCCGGTCTTGGGGTGACCGTGCTGCCGGCCTCGTGCAGCCATATCCAGGTGGACGGCGCGCGCTTCGTCGCGCTCAGCGACCGCGCCGCCAGTTCGGAAGTGCACGTGGCCTGCCGACGCGGCACCGCCTCGCC
- a CDS encoding LysR substrate-binding domain-containing protein: MPTPPAPSPRFSYKSDRLKPLRAFCQTVRLGSVSRAAEALFVSQPAISQQLQALERELGVDLFERSGRRLVPSREGQLLFEMALPLVENLDGLEASFRDKVKGLDAGELNIAANSSTILYLLPRIVERFRQRHPDVRLTLHNAISADGTDLLRSDAADLAVGSMTDVPADLSYAPAYRFEQVLIAPPGHALARGELSLEAISQHPLVLPPKRQITYRLVDQVFQRHRLPYTVALEVGGWEVIKQYVAMGMGISIVPALCLNDTDRDRLVTRSMSAWFPERSYGVIVRRGRFLSPQARAFIELIQPDLFSPRSYDESGHSER; this comes from the coding sequence ATGCCCACACCGCCCGCGCCAAGTCCCCGTTTTTCCTACAAGTCCGACCGGCTCAAGCCGCTGCGGGCGTTCTGCCAGACGGTGCGTCTGGGGTCGGTCTCACGTGCGGCTGAGGCGCTGTTCGTCAGCCAACCGGCCATCAGCCAGCAGTTGCAGGCGCTGGAGCGCGAGCTGGGGGTGGACCTGTTCGAGCGCAGCGGGCGCCGCCTGGTGCCCAGCCGCGAGGGCCAGCTGCTGTTCGAGATGGCCTTGCCGCTGGTGGAAAACCTCGACGGGCTGGAGGCCAGCTTCCGCGACAAGGTGAAGGGGCTGGATGCCGGCGAGCTCAACATCGCCGCCAACAGCTCGACCATCCTGTACCTGCTGCCGCGCATCGTGGAGCGCTTCCGCCAGCGCCACCCGGACGTGCGCCTGACCCTGCACAACGCGATCAGCGCCGACGGCACCGACCTGCTGCGCAGCGACGCGGCCGACCTGGCGGTGGGTTCGATGACCGACGTGCCGGCCGATCTCAGCTACGCCCCGGCCTACCGCTTCGAGCAGGTGTTGATCGCCCCGCCCGGGCACGCGCTGGCGCGGGGCGAGCTCAGCCTGGAGGCGATCTCGCAGCATCCGCTGGTGCTGCCGCCGAAGCGCCAGATCACCTACCGGCTGGTCGACCAGGTGTTCCAGCGCCACCGCCTGCCGTACACCGTGGCGCTGGAAGTGGGCGGCTGGGAAGTGATCAAGCAGTACGTGGCGATGGGCATGGGCATCTCGATCGTGCCCGCGCTGTGCCTCAACGACACCGACCGCGACCGGCTGGTGACGCGCTCGATGAGTGCCTGGTTCCCCGAGCGCAGCTACGGGGTGATCGTGCGCCGCGGGCGTTTCCTGTCGCCGCAGGCGCGCGCCTTCATCGAGCTGATCCAGCCGGACCTGTTCAGTCCGCGCAGCTATGATGAAAGCGGTCATTCCGAGCGCTGA
- the aceB gene encoding malate synthase A, which translates to MSAVAAFATAQPTPADAPATPGIALTTQLAGQSALLPAGVLALLVSLHRAVEPERQRRLQARVARQAFFDGGGVPDFRADTAHIRSEDWRVAPLPDALQDRRVEITGPTDPKMVINALNSGAKVFMADFEDSTAPAWANLLAGQQALIGAVRGDLTHTGPSLEGKPGKQYTLRPFNEQAVLIVRPRGWHLDEKHVRIDGQAIAGGLFDAAVFAFHNARTLMCKQRGPYFYLPKLQSMEEAALWETALSHIEGMLGLPHGQIKVTVLIETLPAAFEMDEILHALRDRIVGLNCGRWDYIFSYIKTFRRHADKVLPERGQVTMTQPFLKAYSELLIRTCHRRGAHAMGGMAAQIPINHDAAANEQAMARVRADKLREVTAGHDGTWVAHPALIPIAQAIFDEHMPTPNQHHVLRNDVQVDRDALIATPTGTITRAGFEGNVEVCVRYLAAWLDGNGCVPIHHLMEDAATAEISRSQLWQWLHTPGQHLDDGTAIDLALLDATLAQLPTRLGDTAALPGSARLPEAIALLAELSRRDTLTDFLTLPAYDRLA; encoded by the coding sequence ATGTCCGCCGTCGCCGCTTTCGCCACTGCCCAGCCCACCCCGGCCGATGCCCCGGCCACCCCCGGGATTGCGCTGACCACCCAGCTCGCCGGCCAGTCCGCGCTGCTGCCGGCAGGGGTACTGGCCTTGCTGGTGTCGCTGCACCGCGCCGTGGAGCCCGAGCGCCAGCGCCGGCTGCAGGCCCGGGTGGCCCGCCAGGCCTTCTTCGATGGCGGCGGGGTGCCGGACTTCCGTGCCGACACCGCGCACATCCGCAGCGAGGACTGGCGCGTGGCGCCGCTGCCCGACGCGCTGCAGGATCGCCGCGTGGAGATCACCGGGCCGACCGACCCGAAGATGGTCATCAACGCGCTGAACTCCGGCGCCAAAGTCTTCATGGCCGATTTCGAGGATTCCACCGCCCCGGCCTGGGCCAACCTGCTGGCCGGCCAACAGGCGCTGATCGGCGCGGTGCGCGGTGACCTCACCCATACCGGCCCGTCGTTGGAGGGCAAGCCCGGCAAGCAGTACACGCTGCGCCCATTCAACGAACAGGCGGTGCTGATCGTGCGGCCGCGCGGCTGGCACCTGGACGAAAAGCATGTGCGCATCGACGGCCAGGCAATTGCCGGCGGTCTGTTCGATGCGGCCGTGTTCGCTTTCCACAACGCCCGCACGCTGATGTGCAAGCAGCGCGGCCCGTATTTCTACCTGCCCAAGCTGCAGTCGATGGAAGAAGCGGCGCTGTGGGAAACCGCGCTGTCGCACATCGAAGGCATGCTCGGCCTGCCGCACGGCCAGATCAAGGTCACCGTGCTGATCGAGACGCTGCCGGCGGCGTTCGAGATGGATGAAATCCTGCACGCACTGCGCGACCGCATCGTCGGCCTGAACTGCGGCCGCTGGGACTATATTTTTTCCTACATCAAGACCTTCCGCCGGCATGCCGACAAGGTGCTGCCCGAGCGTGGCCAGGTGACCATGACCCAGCCGTTCCTCAAGGCCTATTCGGAACTGCTGATCCGCACCTGCCACCGCCGTGGCGCGCATGCCATGGGCGGCATGGCCGCGCAGATCCCGATCAACCACGATGCCGCCGCCAACGAACAGGCGATGGCGCGGGTGCGTGCCGACAAGCTGCGCGAAGTGACTGCCGGGCACGACGGCACCTGGGTGGCGCACCCGGCGCTGATCCCGATTGCCCAGGCGATCTTCGACGAACACATGCCCACGCCGAACCAACACCACGTGCTGCGCAACGACGTGCAGGTGGACCGCGACGCGCTGATCGCCACGCCCACCGGCACCATCACCCGCGCCGGCTTCGAGGGCAACGTCGAAGTCTGCGTGCGCTACCTGGCCGCCTGGCTGGACGGCAACGGCTGCGTGCCCATCCACCACCTGATGGAAGACGCCGCCACTGCCGAGATCAGCCGCAGCCAGCTGTGGCAGTGGCTGCACACTCCCGGGCAGCACCTGGACGACGGCACCGCCATCGACCTGGCGCTGCTCGATGCCACCCTGGCGCAACTGCCCACCCGGCTCGGCGACACCGCCGCGCTGCCCGGCAGTGCCCGCCTGCCCGAGGCCATCGCGCTGCTGGCCGAGCTCAGCCGCCGCGACACCCTGACCGACTTCCTGACCCTGCCTGCCTACGACCGCCTCGCCTGA